The following proteins are encoded in a genomic region of Sneathiella marina:
- a CDS encoding glutathione S-transferase family protein, whose protein sequence is MKVYGVTISPNVRKVLAALEIKGLEYEQISVLPGTKTPEFLAISPRGFIPAFGDGDFHISDSSIIIEYIEAMHPETSLIPSNPQDRAKCRWLEEYAGSVLFPACAVVFQEVVLQPNFYKQKTDEARVATALNETLPPIFDYLEDQAPENGFFFGENIGLADISVVSPIINAEFGKFHIDDARWPKMAAMVKRIKAHPVFVKLLMEEEKTIMGIISGELVAS, encoded by the coding sequence ATGAAAGTTTATGGAGTAACTATTTCACCCAATGTTCGCAAGGTTCTCGCCGCGCTGGAAATTAAAGGTCTGGAATATGAGCAAATTTCGGTCCTGCCTGGCACCAAGACTCCGGAATTTCTGGCCATCAGCCCGCGTGGCTTCATCCCGGCTTTTGGGGATGGCGATTTTCATATTTCTGATTCCAGTATCATTATTGAATATATCGAAGCGATGCATCCTGAAACATCGCTTATTCCTTCAAACCCACAAGATCGTGCAAAATGCCGTTGGCTCGAAGAATATGCCGGTTCTGTTTTATTCCCGGCTTGCGCTGTCGTTTTCCAGGAAGTTGTCCTGCAACCAAATTTCTACAAACAAAAAACCGATGAAGCGCGCGTAGCGACTGCCTTAAACGAAACCTTACCCCCCATTTTTGATTATCTGGAAGATCAAGCGCCAGAAAATGGCTTCTTCTTTGGCGAAAATATTGGACTTGCTGACATTAGTGTTGTGTCGCCAATAATAAATGCAGAATTCGGGAAGTTCCATATTGATGACGCTCGCTGGCCAAAGATGGCGGCTATGGTAAAGCGTATTAAAGCCCATCCTGTATTTGTAAAACTCTTAATGGAAGAAGAGAAAACGATTATGGGCATCATAAGTGGTGAGCTTGTCGCGAGCTAA
- a CDS encoding GlxA family transcriptional regulator: MKNVAILAAENSVLSTIASPMDMFLQAGVLWNVTMGKMPSPLFNAKIVTSDGKPVNAVSNVPIIPACSMHDMEDPDLVIIPSQGFFFDPREKSHGDRINWLKHCYEKGSDLASVCGGAFTLASTGLLDGKTATTHWGLAAKFKRSFPNVNLRTDLLVTDEGRLFCGGGISADLNLSLYLIRKYCGREVALQSSRCTLVDLDSVYQSPFSVFSPEKNHSDIKILNAQEWMENNYRNDINVQMLANEADMSVRQFNRRFKAATNETVTKYHQLIRVEAAKTNLVNTSLSFEEISMNSGYENISFFRRVFKQNTSVTPAEYRRRFCQI, from the coding sequence ATGAAAAATGTAGCCATTCTAGCTGCCGAGAACAGTGTGCTCTCCACGATTGCCTCTCCCATGGATATGTTTTTGCAGGCTGGCGTATTGTGGAATGTAACCATGGGGAAAATGCCGTCTCCCCTGTTCAACGCGAAGATTGTCACCTCTGATGGCAAGCCGGTGAACGCCGTAAGCAACGTACCGATCATACCGGCCTGTTCGATGCATGACATGGAAGATCCGGATCTTGTTATTATTCCCTCTCAAGGATTTTTTTTCGACCCTCGGGAAAAGAGCCATGGCGACAGGATAAACTGGCTGAAACACTGTTACGAAAAGGGTTCTGATCTCGCCAGCGTTTGCGGCGGAGCATTTACACTCGCTTCTACCGGACTCCTGGACGGGAAAACAGCGACAACGCATTGGGGATTGGCGGCAAAGTTCAAAAGGAGTTTTCCGAATGTCAATTTGCGGACTGATCTTCTTGTGACCGATGAAGGACGCCTATTTTGCGGCGGGGGAATTTCTGCGGATCTTAATCTGTCTCTCTATCTCATCAGAAAATATTGTGGCCGCGAAGTGGCCTTGCAGAGTTCTCGATGCACATTGGTGGATCTCGATAGCGTATATCAATCGCCTTTTTCAGTATTCAGCCCGGAAAAAAACCATAGCGATATTAAAATTCTGAACGCGCAGGAATGGATGGAAAATAATTATCGAAACGATATCAATGTGCAAATGCTGGCAAATGAAGCGGATATGAGCGTTCGCCAATTCAACAGGCGGTTCAAGGCTGCAACCAACGAAACAGTAACCAAATACCATCAGCTCATTCGGGTTGAGGCCGCAAAAACCAACCTGGTGAACACCAGCTTGTCTTTTGAGGAAATATCAATGAATTCCGGCTACGAAAATATCAGTTTCTTCAGGCGGGTGTTCAAACAGAATACCAGTGTAACACCGGCGGAATATCGGCGGCGCTTCTGCCAAATCTGA
- a CDS encoding enoyl-CoA hydratase/isomerase family protein has product MSITVNKQDGVTNLRLNKPEKRNAFDSRMVAQLHDGIARALEDPACRCLLIDGVGEHFCAGRDLQSFDNALSHEEFAAADDEWANIFRMLDEGDLPSVAVVRGCAFAGGFTLAMGCDFVLADKTARFQVSEMRHNFPAAINTPVLSKLLGPRLALELAVLGETISAERLYDMSLINRLTENGQALAEEVELFTNTIVARDKLAVGQTKQLHRATRHGGLSDALNMGALINTQAALTGKFANAGKSLKK; this is encoded by the coding sequence ATGAGCATCACGGTAAACAAACAAGACGGGGTTACAAATTTGCGCCTCAATAAGCCGGAAAAGCGCAACGCGTTCGATTCAAGGATGGTCGCTCAGCTTCACGACGGGATTGCGCGGGCGCTGGAAGATCCGGCCTGTCGTTGCCTGCTTATTGACGGCGTGGGGGAGCATTTTTGCGCTGGCCGCGACTTACAATCCTTCGACAACGCGCTATCCCATGAAGAATTCGCTGCAGCGGATGATGAATGGGCGAATATCTTCCGGATGCTTGATGAAGGTGATTTGCCGTCCGTCGCAGTGGTGCGCGGTTGTGCTTTTGCCGGCGGCTTTACTCTGGCCATGGGATGTGACTTTGTTCTTGCCGACAAAACAGCGCGATTCCAGGTTTCTGAAATGCGGCACAATTTCCCCGCAGCTATTAATACACCGGTATTGAGTAAATTGCTTGGTCCGAGACTGGCGCTGGAATTGGCTGTACTGGGTGAGACGATTTCAGCTGAGCGGCTATATGACATGAGCTTGATTAATAGACTAACCGAAAACGGGCAGGCTCTTGCAGAAGAAGTCGAACTCTTCACCAATACGATCGTCGCTCGAGATAAACTGGCGGTAGGTCAGACCAAGCAACTCCATCGGGCAACGCGTCATGGGGGACTTAGCGACGCGCTGAACATGGGGGCGCTGATCAATACTCAGGCCGCTTTAACTGGTAAATTTGCGAACGCGGGTAAGTCCTTGAAAAAATGA
- a CDS encoding sulfotransferase, which yields MTGSRQYPPVMVLGCGRSGTSIFGELFDGLGPYVYESEPPFQDVLDRSETDCWAVKVPRESPGHPVDDGLSFSLDILLATHPAIQLFWIVRHPLDAISSLRIGVDQNWGHHPRPPDWQHWLDRPLVERCAHHWAHINSHGYGRVKSVAKLVYFEDMIRDPYGFALNICSILGLPPEENEAYLRKWAARVQDTNNKQFVEAVTSQGLSRLDHSVRIGRWRENLSSNDIQAAEKITSRIARAFNYDTDWLAD from the coding sequence ATGACAGGTAGCAGACAATATCCCCCGGTGATGGTTCTTGGCTGTGGGCGGAGCGGGACGTCGATTTTCGGGGAGTTGTTTGACGGCCTCGGCCCTTATGTCTATGAGAGCGAGCCGCCCTTTCAGGATGTGCTTGATCGCTCGGAAACCGACTGCTGGGCGGTAAAGGTTCCGCGCGAGTCACCGGGGCATCCGGTCGATGACGGGCTTTCATTTTCGCTGGATATCCTGTTGGCCACGCATCCCGCCATTCAGCTCTTCTGGATCGTCCGTCACCCGCTCGATGCTATCAGTTCGTTGCGAATTGGCGTCGACCAGAACTGGGGCCACCATCCGCGCCCGCCGGATTGGCAGCACTGGCTGGACAGGCCACTTGTTGAAAGATGCGCCCATCATTGGGCCCATATCAATTCGCATGGATATGGCCGGGTCAAGTCTGTGGCGAAGCTGGTTTACTTTGAAGACATGATCCGGGATCCCTATGGCTTTGCGCTGAATATTTGTTCGATCCTCGGGCTTCCGCCAGAGGAGAATGAGGCATATCTTCGAAAATGGGCGGCGCGTGTTCAGGATACCAACAACAAGCAGTTTGTCGAAGCCGTGACGTCACAAGGCCTTTCCCGCTTGGATCATTCGGTGCGGATCGGGCGGTGGCGGGAGAATCTTTCCAGCAACGATATACAGGCCGCTGAAAAAATAACGTCCCGGATCGCGCGGGCCTTCAATTATGACACGGACTGGCTTGCTGATTGA
- a CDS encoding phosphoglycerate mutase family protein: MKVIEIRRHAMRQKPKAHLSLEGIELAKFASARMGPYDRVITSRLPRSMETAVAMGFEGAEHLEELGDIPDDILEKLNWPNTLQAISEIIKTNKDCFQFARRQAKIWLNCIKDLPEESRILIISHGGIMELGVMGSICLDGSSVTIDAFGYCEGIRLEYESEKYVNFNPQLMPEERRLINSTQD, encoded by the coding sequence GTGAAAGTTATTGAAATACGCCGGCATGCCATGCGGCAAAAACCAAAAGCGCATCTTTCTTTGGAAGGCATAGAGCTCGCCAAATTTGCCAGCGCTCGAATGGGCCCTTATGACCGAGTGATTACCAGCCGGTTACCCAGATCCATGGAAACAGCCGTCGCAATGGGGTTTGAGGGCGCTGAGCACCTTGAAGAGTTGGGAGATATACCGGATGACATACTTGAAAAACTAAACTGGCCGAACACTTTGCAAGCCATTTCAGAAATCATAAAAACCAATAAGGACTGTTTTCAATTTGCCAGGCGGCAAGCAAAAATCTGGCTAAACTGTATAAAAGATCTTCCTGAGGAAAGCAGGATTTTGATCATTTCTCATGGCGGGATCATGGAACTGGGCGTGATGGGCAGCATCTGCCTCGATGGCTCTTCGGTCACAATTGACGCATTTGGGTATTGCGAAGGAATACGCCTTGAATATGAAAGTGAGAAATATGTGAATTTCAATCCTCAACTGATGCCGGAAGAAAGACGGCTAATAAACAGCACGCAGGATTAG
- a CDS encoding alpha/beta hydrolase, with the protein MSKSIVFIPGAFAGAWTMDNLCTYFTEQGFDCHAPNFRHHAGGPRAEADPALAGSSIDDYTNDMAALIATLDDKPILFGHAVGAIIAQKLAARGLASAIILINSNGIWGMLPPTEEERNLGRDLMAAAPFAGQTMNVEFDMMAAFALNNMTPEAQHTVFNQLEPESGQVMFELFYWMFDNNKAVHVETDKVDCPVLVLTGADDKAVSTETAQALAAKYGDRATYYQVPNAAHFMMMEDVWPQMADYCRNWLAEKQVP; encoded by the coding sequence ATGAGTAAATCTATCGTTTTTATTCCGGGGGCGTTTGCCGGTGCCTGGACCATGGACAACCTGTGCACCTATTTTACCGAGCAGGGTTTCGACTGCCATGCCCCGAATTTCCGCCACCATGCGGGCGGTCCGCGGGCCGAAGCGGATCCAGCCCTCGCCGGGTCCAGTATAGATGACTATACAAATGACATGGCGGCGCTGATCGCAACGCTGGATGATAAACCGATCCTGTTCGGCCATGCGGTGGGGGCGATTATCGCGCAGAAACTCGCCGCCCGGGGGCTTGCCAGCGCGATCATTCTCATCAATTCCAACGGCATCTGGGGCATGCTGCCGCCGACGGAGGAAGAACGGAATCTCGGCCGTGACCTGATGGCCGCGGCCCCCTTTGCCGGGCAGACCATGAATGTCGAGTTTGACATGATGGCGGCCTTCGCCCTCAATAACATGACGCCCGAGGCCCAGCATACGGTCTTCAATCAGCTGGAGCCGGAATCAGGCCAGGTCATGTTCGAGCTGTTCTACTGGATGTTCGACAACAACAAGGCCGTTCATGTGGAAACGGACAAGGTTGACTGCCCCGTCCTGGTCCTGACCGGTGCCGATGACAAGGCGGTATCAACGGAAACCGCACAGGCCCTGGCGGCTAAATATGGCGACCGCGCCACCTATTACCAGGTGCCAAACGCCGCGCATTTCATGATGATGGAAGACGTCTGGCCGCAGATGGCGGACTATTGCCGGAACTGGCTGGCAGAAAAACAGGTCCCCTAA
- a CDS encoding class I SAM-dependent DNA methyltransferase yields the protein MSRDSTVKKTGGTDSKQGFNSLKDGSTDSAAIATYYDDWAETYDATLKNWDYQAPDDAVAILCEHLQAGDDILDVGCGTGLFGNALSRQLDCRIEGLDISTASLEIAERKGGYDRLRRHDLQDSPLPVPDNAFDAAACVGVMTYIEDAAGLLADLCRIIRPGGYILFTQRDDRWVEKNFGSLMGNFEERKLWTPLKISKAKPYLPKNEDFKDSIQVIYVLCQVV from the coding sequence ATGTCGCGGGACAGCACCGTTAAAAAGACCGGGGGCACCGACAGCAAACAGGGCTTCAATTCCTTGAAAGACGGCTCCACGGATTCGGCGGCTATTGCAACCTATTACGATGACTGGGCTGAGACCTATGACGCGACCTTAAAAAACTGGGACTACCAGGCCCCAGACGACGCCGTGGCAATCCTTTGCGAGCATTTGCAGGCTGGCGACGATATTCTGGATGTTGGCTGCGGTACCGGACTGTTCGGCAACGCCCTGTCCCGCCAGCTGGATTGCCGTATTGAAGGCCTCGATATTTCGACGGCCTCCCTGGAAATAGCGGAAAGAAAGGGTGGGTACGATCGCTTGCGGCGCCACGACTTACAAGACAGCCCGTTGCCAGTCCCCGATAATGCGTTTGATGCCGCCGCCTGTGTGGGAGTTATGACCTATATTGAAGATGCAGCAGGTCTGCTGGCTGATCTGTGCCGTATCATTCGGCCTGGTGGCTATATCCTGTTTACACAGCGTGACGATCGCTGGGTCGAGAAGAATTTTGGATCTCTAATGGGCAATTTTGAGGAGCGTAAGCTTTGGACGCCCCTTAAGATAAGCAAAGCCAAACCCTATTTACCAAAAAACGAAGATTTCAAGGACAGCATTCAGGTCATCTATGTGCTCTGCCAAGTCGTCTGA